A stretch of DNA from Candidatus Binataceae bacterium:
GTCGCAATGCGCTGAGATGGTCGACGGGTCGCCACCCGCGGCCCGCCGATCTTCAGGGGTTGATGTTTTCCTACGACAAGCTCGCGCCGCTCGACGCGATCCTCAACGCCACGGCGGCCGCGCTGCTGGTGGGAGGCTTCATCGCGATTCGCCGCCGCCGCGTGCATGCCCATCGCGCGTTCATGCTGAGCGCGTTCGCGGTTTCGATCGCCTTCCTGATTTCCTACTGCATCTATCACTACCACGTTGGCGACGTGCGCTTCGGCGGCCAGGGATGGGCCCGACCGGTGTATTTCACGATCCTCATCTCGCACATCTCGCTCGCGGCCGTGATCGTACCCCTGGTGCTGATTACACTGGCGCGTGCACTGCGCGGGCGTTTCGCCCGGCACCGCGCGATCGCGCGCTGGACGCTGCCGCTATGGATCTATGTGTCGATAACCGGCGTAATCGTCTATCTGATGTTGTTCCAGCTCTATCCGCACCTGCCGCCCGCAGCAGCGCACGCGCCGGCGCCGTAAGCAGCGCATCGAACTGCGCTCGCGATGGGGCGCGCGCTCAACCGCTGGTCAGCGCCTCGATCTCGTCGATCGTCTTGGGAGTCGCCGCGGTCAGGACTTCATGGCCGTCGTCGGTGACCAGAACGTCATCCTCGATCCGGATCCCCATCCCGCGCATGTGCTCGGGTGCGTTCTCGTCGTCGGCAGCGACATAGAATCCGGGTTCGACCGTCAGCACCATGCGCGGCTCCAGCACGCGAGAGCCGCCGCCGACGCGGTACAGGCCGACGTCGTGCACGTCCATCCCGAGCCAGTGGCTGGTGCGATGCATGTAGTAGCGGCGGTAGGCGGCGTTTTTGATCGCGTCGTCGAGCGGGCCCTTGACCAGCCCCATCCGGATCATTCCGTCCACCAGCACGCGGAGGGCGGCGTCGTGCACTTCGTCGAAACGCGCGCCGGGCTTGACCGCTTCGATTCCGCGGCGCTGCGCTTCGAGCACGATCGAGTAGAGGTCGCGCTGGAGGGGACTAAAGCGCGCGCCGACCGGAAACGTGCGCGTGACGTCGGCGGCGTAAAAGTCGTACTCGCAGCCGGCGTCGATCAGCAGCAGCTCGCCGCCGTCCATCCGGCGATCGTTGTGGATGTAATGCAGGATGGCGGCGTTGGGGCCGGAGGCGATGATCGAGGGATAGCTCGGGCCCGCGGCGCCGCGCGAGCGGAATTCGTAATCGACCAGCGCCTCGATTTGCCACTCCATCATCCCGCCCCGCGCGCGCCGCATCGCGGCCTTATGCGCCTCCGCCGAAATCGCCGCCGCCCGGCGCATCGCGTCCAACTCCTCCGGACGCTTCCTCAGCCGCGCCTCGTGAATCAGCTCGCGCGGATCGAGCATTGCGATCGGCCCCGAGCCGGTCCGCGGGCGCATTGCCTGCGCACCGCGCACGGCCTCGATCATCCGCGCATTCATCCGCTCGTTGTTGCCCAGCGGATAATAGACGCGCTCGGCCCGCTCG
This window harbors:
- a CDS encoding DUF420 domain-containing protein — translated: MFSYDKLAPLDAILNATAAALLVGGFIAIRRRRVHAHRAFMLSAFAVSIAFLISYCIYHYHVGDVRFGGQGWARPVYFTILISHISLAAVIVPLVLITLARALRGRFARHRAIARWTLPLWIYVSITGVIVYLMLFQLYPHLPPAAAHAPAP
- a CDS encoding aminopeptidase P N-terminal domain-containing protein, with product MAVGAVGGASSNGRGAIFKQRRAAFMAAIGDALAVLPSAPVAIRSNDVEFVYRQDSDFYYLTGFTEPESVALFAPGNRDGEFILFVRPRDRDRETWTGRRAGVEGAMLDYGADKAYTIDELDRVLPRYIERAERVYYPLGNNERMNARMIEAVRGAQAMRPRTGSGPIAMLDPRELIHEARLRKRPEELDAMRRAAAISAEAHKAAMRRARGGMMEWQIEALVDYEFRSRGAAGPSYPSIIASGPNAAILHYIHNDRRMDGGELLLIDAGCEYDFYAADVTRTFPVGARFSPLQRDLYSIVLEAQRRGIEAVKPGARFDEVHDAALRVLVDGMIRMGLVKGPLDDAIKNAAYRRYYMHRTSHWLGMDVHDVGLYRVGGGSRVLEPRMVLTVEPGFYVAADDENAPEHMRGMGIRIEDDVLVTDDGHEVLTAATPKTIDEIEALTSG